A genomic region of Bacteroidales bacterium contains the following coding sequences:
- the pdxA gene encoding 4-hydroxythreonine-4-phosphate dehydrogenase PdxA, with translation MSEYLTPTEPEYQVRIGFTHGDINGIGYEVIIKTLMDKRIMEMINPVVFGNSKVASYHRKTLNVKDFNFNLVKKADATNPSRANIVNIDDQEVKIQLGVATETSGEMAYLSLKAAVESMDRGEIDAIVTAPINKKNIQSKDFDFPGHTEFFASRYNVDNFLMLMVSGGFRIGVVTGHIPLRDVPNALNENLILNKLQIMHDTLRRDFGIVKPRIALLGLNPHAGDNGLLGKEEQEIIIPAIAKAFDDGMLVFGPYPADGFFATSQYMQFDGILAMYHDQGLVPFKALAFDSGVNYTAGLPIIRTSPAHGTAYDIAGKDKASEVSMRAAVYLACDIFRNRTEFDLSNANPLDEDDNDNGNNSR, from the coding sequence ATGAGCGAATATTTAACACCTACCGAACCGGAATATCAGGTTCGCATCGGATTTACCCACGGCGACATCAACGGCATAGGTTACGAAGTGATTATAAAAACACTGATGGACAAACGTATCATGGAAATGATCAACCCGGTGGTTTTTGGTAATTCCAAAGTAGCCTCTTATCACCGCAAGACACTTAATGTAAAGGATTTCAATTTTAATCTTGTTAAAAAAGCTGACGCTACCAATCCTTCCCGTGCTAACATTGTAAACATCGACGATCAGGAGGTGAAAATACAACTGGGTGTAGCTACCGAAACGAGTGGTGAGATGGCTTACCTCTCCCTCAAAGCAGCTGTGGAGTCGATGGATCGCGGTGAGATTGATGCCATTGTTACCGCGCCAATCAACAAGAAAAACATCCAGTCCAAAGATTTTGATTTCCCCGGACACACAGAGTTTTTTGCAAGTCGTTATAATGTTGATAACTTCCTGATGCTGATGGTGAGCGGCGGTTTCCGCATAGGAGTTGTTACAGGCCACATTCCTTTGCGCGATGTTCCGAACGCACTCAACGAAAATCTTATCCTCAACAAGTTGCAGATCATGCACGATACATTGCGACGTGATTTTGGCATTGTAAAACCGCGTATCGCTCTGTTGGGACTCAACCCACATGCCGGCGACAACGGGCTGCTTGGCAAAGAAGAGCAGGAGATTATCATTCCGGCCATAGCAAAAGCTTTCGATGATGGCATGCTGGTCTTTGGCCCTTATCCTGCCGACGGTTTTTTTGCCACCAGTCAATACATGCAGTTCGACGGTATTCTGGCCATGTACCACGATCAGGGGTTGGTGCCTTTCAAGGCGCTGGCTTTCGACAGCGGTGTAAACTATACCGCCGGCCTGCCCATTATTCGCACTTCGCCGGCTCACGGCACAGCCTATGATATCGCCGGAAAGGACAAAGCCAGCGAGGTTAGCATGCGTGCGGCTGTATATCTTGCCTGCGACATTTTCCGCAATCGCACCGAGTTTGATCTGTCAAACGCTAATCCGCTCGATGAAGACGATAACGACAACGGAAATAACAGTCGATAG